From a region of the Triticum aestivum cultivar Chinese Spring chromosome 7D, IWGSC CS RefSeq v2.1, whole genome shotgun sequence genome:
- the LOC123167074 gene encoding uncharacterized protein — MAAGTFNRCHTPPGLAHLPIQPANRQIRLPRVRPRPLCLAGVVKAPALVHQVNCIAPLLRLGRSSEPAPTSTSSTSQSGRIAQGPVRRRLAPPPAKPALVHQVNCIAPLHRLGRSSEPTPTSASSPAQSGRVAQGPVRRRLALPPATPSSRRRSPRHERRLLQLSARLRPHPRPDPPNLHRRAKSHSRLTPLRLLPLRCSRTSRAAVPHLIKRDCGCNF, encoded by the exons ATGGCTGCCGGCACCTTCAACCGTTGCCACACACCGCCTGGGCTTGCCCACCTCCCGATCCAGCCGGCAAACAGACAGATCCGTCTTCCCCGTGTCCGTCCCAGGCCTCTCTGCCTCGCCGGAGTTGTCAAGGCGCCGGCCCTCGTCCACCAAGTCAACTGCATCGCACCCCTGCTTCGTCTCGGGAGGAGCAGCGAGCCAGCGCCCACCTCTACATCGAGCACTTCTCAATCCGGCCGCATCGCCCAAGGCCCAGtccgccgccgccttgctccgccTCCGGCCAAGCCGGCCCTCGTCCACCAAGTCAACTGCATCGCACCCCTGCATCGTCTCGGGAGGAGCAGCGAGCCAACGCCCACCTCTGCATCGAGCCCTGCTCAATCCGGCCGCGTCGCCCAAGGCCCAGTCCGCCGCCGCCTTGCTCTGCCTCCGGCCACGCCGTCCTCCCGCCG GAGGTCGCCGCGGCATGAACGCCGCCTCCTCCAGCTCTCCGCCCGCCTCCGGCCACATCCTCGACCGGATCCGCCCAATCTTCATCGCCGCGCCAAGTCCCACAGCCGCCTGACACCGCTGCGTCTTCTTCCCCTGCGCTGCTCGAGAACGAGCAGAGCCGCCGTTCCTCACTTAATAAAGAGGGACTGCGGGTGCAATTTCTGA